Proteins from one Bacteroidia bacterium genomic window:
- a CDS encoding gliding motility-associated C-terminal domain-containing protein, translated as IISAPPTVASAGPDQNLCNVSSSSFSGNTPSTGTGVWTLIAGTGTIASPNSPTSAVSGLSVGTNTFQWTISNGSCPPSTDQVSIIISAPPTVASAGPDQNLCNVSSSAFSGNTPSTGTGVWTLVAGSGFITTPSSATSNVTGLGFGTNTFVWTISNGSCPNSTDTVRISVYALPTLASAGPDQNLCNQFASVLAGNAPTTGTGLWTVLAGGATLTTASSPTSAVTGLTFGINTFQWTISNGSCPATSDVVNIFVDPQPTPAFAGSDQALCNITSTNLTGNTPVTGTGIWTLIAGSGLITNATWPTTGITGLGFGTNTFVWTISSGICPASTDTVHIVVSQLPTVADAGPDQALCNVMNSALAGNTPVTGMGTWTLVSGTGTITLPNSSTSSVTGLSVGVNIFAWTIQSGSCPASSDTVQLVVSALPTIAAAGPDQFLCNVTSSSFSGNSPLTGTGVWTLIAGTGTITTPSSPASTVTGLSVGTNTFQWTISNGSCPPSIDSVTVEVYDLPSNALAGPDQSICIDSVLLSGSVVQVGTGTWTLIAGSGTIINPNSSTTWVTGMGLGTNIFEWMISNGTCPPSKDTVQITVNPAPTAPNAGADQGLCNIFSTSFAGNTPLVGTGLWALVSGSGTPASPGSETSPVSGLGIGVNQFTWTITIGNCSLTDTMNIIVYDLPTVSNAGPDQNVCFDSAVFSGNTPLVGTGLWTLVSGTGVVANPTSPSSAVSGLSIGPNVFTWTISNGNCPSSTDTIILTGLPPTTLADAGPDQSLCNTFSSVFTGNTPIVGAGTWSLVNGSGVIASPSSETSAVSGLSIGTNTFVWTIVNGTCPPTTDTMHIVVYALPSPSNAGPDQSICTDSSGLTGNTPAIGIGMWSVVMGTGTIQSPAQAFTDFVNIGLGANACVWTISNGVCPANTDTVIIVVSALPTPAFAGADQVICSDTAFLNANPVLVGTGSWTLVSGTGIFADTAAENTLVSGISVGMNVFEWTTTNGTCPVSTDQVTITVMQTPTLADAGPDQVLYVPIAIMNGNVPIIGTGSWSVVSGTATITNPLDPNTMVTDLPTGTHVLQWSVSNSPCADSYDYVILEVKEYQIPNGFSPNNDGLNDEFTVPGAEIFDNVKLKVFNRWGGLVYWSDDYKNTWKGENMEGELLIDDTYYYLIEISGYENFQGYVVIKRTQ; from the coding sequence ATCATCAGTGCACCTCCGACAGTAGCCAGCGCGGGCCCCGACCAGAACCTGTGTAATGTAAGCAGCTCGTCATTTTCAGGAAACACTCCCAGCACCGGCACGGGAGTTTGGACACTGATTGCAGGTACAGGCACGATTGCTTCTCCCAACTCACCAACAAGTGCCGTATCGGGTTTGAGTGTGGGAACAAATACATTTCAATGGACGATCAGCAATGGCTCCTGTCCGCCAAGTACAGATCAGGTGAGCATCATCATCAGTGCACCTCCGACAGTAGCCAGTGCGGGCCCCGACCAGAACCTGTGTAATGTAAGCAGCTCGGCATTTTCAGGAAACACTCCCAGCACCGGCACGGGAGTTTGGACACTTGTTGCCGGAAGCGGGTTTATTACCACGCCATCCTCGGCAACCAGCAACGTTACAGGGCTCGGATTTGGCACTAATACATTCGTATGGACAATCAGCAACGGAAGTTGCCCTAATTCAACAGATACGGTAAGAATTTCGGTGTATGCATTACCAACACTTGCCTCGGCGGGACCGGATCAAAATCTTTGTAACCAGTTTGCCTCCGTGCTGGCTGGCAATGCGCCAACCACAGGAACAGGCCTGTGGACTGTTTTGGCAGGAGGTGCAACATTAACTACTGCATCCTCACCTACATCAGCGGTAACAGGACTAACTTTTGGTATCAACACCTTTCAATGGACCATTAGCAACGGATCTTGTCCCGCAACTTCTGATGTTGTCAATATTTTTGTTGACCCGCAGCCCACTCCGGCATTTGCCGGCTCAGATCAGGCTTTATGTAACATTACATCAACTAACCTGACAGGAAATACACCGGTTACCGGCACAGGAATATGGACACTCATTGCCGGATCTGGTTTGATCACCAATGCAACTTGGCCAACTACAGGTATTACGGGACTTGGATTTGGAACAAACACTTTCGTTTGGACAATATCCAGTGGAATCTGCCCGGCTTCTACCGATACAGTACATATTGTAGTGAGTCAGCTTCCAACAGTTGCAGATGCAGGGCCGGATCAGGCTTTATGTAATGTGATGAATTCGGCCCTGGCGGGTAATACACCTGTTACAGGCATGGGCACGTGGACATTGGTTTCAGGTACAGGCACAATCACTTTGCCGAATTCATCAACCTCATCTGTTACTGGTTTAAGTGTGGGCGTGAATATTTTTGCCTGGACGATCCAGAGTGGTTCCTGCCCCGCAAGTTCTGATACAGTTCAACTTGTGGTGAGTGCACTGCCTACCATTGCAGCAGCCGGACCGGATCAGTTTTTGTGTAATGTAACGAGCTCTTCATTCTCCGGAAATTCACCGCTGACGGGTACAGGCGTGTGGACACTGATCGCGGGTACAGGCACCATCACCACTCCTTCGTCGCCGGCGAGTACTGTAACAGGTCTGAGTGTGGGAACAAATACTTTTCAGTGGACAATTAGTAACGGATCCTGTCCACCTTCCATAGATTCAGTAACAGTAGAAGTCTATGATCTTCCCTCAAATGCCCTTGCAGGCCCCGATCAGTCAATCTGTATAGATTCCGTCTTGCTCAGTGGCAGCGTTGTTCAGGTGGGAACAGGAACCTGGACACTGATTGCGGGCAGCGGAACAATTATCAATCCTAATTCTTCGACCACGTGGGTTACCGGAATGGGACTTGGAACGAACATATTTGAGTGGATGATCAGCAACGGAACCTGTCCCCCTTCAAAGGATACGGTTCAGATTACCGTGAATCCTGCCCCGACGGCGCCTAATGCCGGTGCAGATCAGGGGCTCTGCAATATTTTTTCCACCTCCTTTGCCGGCAATACACCACTGGTAGGTACGGGTCTTTGGGCCCTGGTATCAGGATCAGGTACACCAGCATCACCGGGAAGTGAAACATCCCCTGTCTCCGGTCTTGGTATCGGTGTGAACCAATTCACATGGACGATTACGATCGGGAATTGTTCCCTGACGGACACGATGAATATTATCGTTTATGATCTGCCCACGGTGTCAAATGCAGGCCCGGACCAAAATGTGTGTTTTGATTCAGCGGTATTTTCAGGGAACACACCGTTGGTGGGTACAGGATTATGGACACTGGTGAGTGGAACCGGGGTGGTTGCTAACCCCACATCTCCTTCATCTGCTGTTTCAGGTTTAAGTATCGGGCCAAACGTATTTACCTGGACAATTTCCAATGGAAATTGCCCATCTTCAACCGATACTATTATTTTGACAGGACTCCCGCCCACCACGCTTGCCGATGCCGGACCGGATCAGTCGTTGTGTAATACCTTCAGCAGCGTATTCACAGGCAACACACCGATAGTGGGAGCCGGAACCTGGAGTTTAGTTAATGGATCCGGAGTGATTGCCAGTCCTTCATCTGAAACATCAGCAGTTTCCGGTTTGAGCATAGGCACGAATACATTTGTTTGGACAATCGTTAACGGAACCTGCCCGCCAACAACTGACACAATGCATATAGTGGTGTATGCCCTGCCGTCACCATCCAATGCCGGTCCCGATCAAAGTATTTGTACAGATTCATCCGGACTTACCGGCAATACTCCGGCGATAGGTATCGGGATGTGGTCTGTTGTTATGGGAACAGGAACAATCCAATCTCCGGCGCAGGCATTTACTGATTTTGTCAATATAGGATTAGGAGCGAATGCCTGCGTGTGGACAATCTCAAATGGCGTATGTCCGGCCAATACGGATACGGTAATTATTGTTGTAAGTGCACTACCCACCCCTGCATTTGCAGGCGCCGACCAGGTGATTTGCTCAGATACCGCATTCCTCAATGCCAATCCGGTATTAGTTGGAACGGGCAGCTGGACACTGGTAAGCGGAACGGGAATTTTTGCGGACACCGCAGCGGAGAACACCCTGGTGTCAGGAATTTCTGTTGGCATGAATGTGTTTGAATGGACAACCACCAACGGAACTTGTCCGGTTTCCACGGATCAGGTTACAATTACCGTAATGCAGACACCGACGCTTGCAGATGCAGGACCGGATCAGGTATTATATGTACCAATCGCCATTATGAACGGGAATGTTCCCATTATCGGCACCGGATCATGGTCAGTAGTTTCCGGTACAGCGACTATAACCAATCCTTTGGATCCGAATACTATGGTTACAGATCTTCCAACAGGAACGCATGTTTTGCAATGGTCGGTCTCCAACAGTCCCTGTGCTGACAGTTACGACTATGTTATCCTTGAGGTAAAGGAATATCAGATCCCGAACGGTTTCTCGCCGAATAATGACGGTCTAAATGATGAGTTTACAGTGCCCGGCGCCGAAATATTTGACAATGTGAAACTTAAGGTCTTTAACCGCTGGGGGGGACTGGTATACTGGTCAGATGATTACAAGAATACGTGGAAGGGAGAGAACATGGAAGGAGAATTACTGATTGATGACACCTATTATTACCTGATTGAAATCAGCGGTTACGAGAATTTTCAGGGTTATGTTGTAATAAAGAGAACCCAATGA
- a CDS encoding PorP/SprF family type IX secretion system membrane protein: MALLITSFSVSGQHTPYFSQYLFNPQSVNAANAGYNEVLDVSLTHRRQWLKLEGAPISTEFNIHTALKNKKMNVGGRVQNDLYGVTNNSMVSLIYSYRVFFSKTRHLSFGADVGIGQSKNDWTKIHTYTGSDPVYAAGTERYIYGKLASGIMFRDSNYSAGISIPDIFKSDRKNILSDRQFLIYGEYRFHTGLVQITPSFLLRHAKNSPLSYDLNLTGTYLEKYTLGAGYRAKDAFLLLFRAKLNYQLEIGYAYDITLSPLKTYSSNTHEILLRYVFAYPVVSTRPRS, encoded by the coding sequence ATGGCTCTGCTGATTACGTCCTTTAGCGTATCCGGACAACATACGCCATATTTTTCGCAATACCTTTTTAATCCTCAATCGGTAAACGCGGCGAATGCGGGATACAACGAAGTGCTCGATGTTTCTCTTACCCATAGGCGGCAATGGCTGAAACTTGAAGGAGCGCCGATCTCAACCGAGTTCAATATTCATACGGCGCTGAAGAATAAAAAGATGAACGTGGGCGGCAGGGTTCAGAATGACCTGTACGGTGTAACTAACAATTCGATGGTGTCTCTTATTTATTCGTACCGGGTGTTTTTCAGTAAAACCCGACATCTGTCCTTTGGTGCGGATGTCGGAATTGGCCAGTCAAAAAACGACTGGACTAAAATCCATACTTACACAGGAAGTGATCCTGTGTATGCGGCCGGAACAGAACGATATATTTACGGCAAATTAGCCTCGGGTATTATGTTCAGAGACTCCAATTATTCTGCAGGTATAAGCATACCGGATATTTTCAAGAGTGACAGAAAGAATATTCTTTCTGACCGGCAGTTTTTAATATACGGTGAATACCGGTTTCATACCGGACTCGTTCAGATCACCCCCTCTTTCTTGTTGCGCCATGCAAAGAACTCCCCGCTATCATATGACCTGAACCTGACGGGCACTTACCTTGAAAAATACACACTGGGAGCAGGATACCGTGCAAAAGATGCCTTCCTGCTTCTTTTCAGAGCGAAATTAAACTACCAGCTCGAAATTGGTTATGCTTACGATATCACCCTAAGCCCCCTTAAGACATATTCCAGTAACACACACGAAATACTCCTGAGATACGTGTTCGCCTATCCGGTAGTATCCACGCGACCCCGAAGCTGA
- a CDS encoding OmpA family protein → MLQCVVRAQEKTQYLFDTSVVKLKQEPKVNTSAAEYAPSFFPKGIIFSSNRDYSFGVETFNAGDGTRLDDLYFSPFLPDSSLGDPAFIKAINSRMQEGTSCFDTIGKVLYFTSTIKVKGKYVLTIYESKLDPLGEWTEPRPVFKPAKVFSYFHPCITDDGNTLIFSSDILEKSSGTDLFISHNVNGEWSEPKKIQDGINTPQNDGYPFTDNSGNLFFASKGHGGFGGYDVFFCERIGAAWGQPVNLGVPVNSGYDDFAFIIDHVRRIGFLTSNRSDGKNDDIFSFRIVLPLFNNCTAYGDPSYCYEFTEENSLTEEENKGFEFEWLLGDGTKMRGIHVEHCYVQPGSYDVELNIVDKSTGQLFMNQISYKLEVDELSGLHIKSPDTVFVGDLVRFDSKGSVLKGYKITNFFWNFPTGYMTRDPVAEHVFINVGIFEVKLGVTAIADSGKGTTEVFCISRSIVIRPAGEKHLIVSNKDVGTLIGKLKEYGSTVFDLSKVKYPEYSVYLGSSEKKVDVNALLVDNPGNIRIIYEDSLYRYLYSSSKTTREIIQEYIKVKKWGNTDAFVVILSGDSLVPGQLKKKNDFSIKYKDPTMISSLTTNTSDTANVNSAGDTYLIVVNNETNPNPTTPTTTTTPTTTTPTTTTPTTTTPTTTTPTTTTPNLVNADKNKDGKISQQEVTAVIDAYFDGETKFEIGHLYKLVELKNSGLVAFPQWPDTAVVYFDFNEYVVSSGSAEPLKKVLELYKAGTISDFILIGFADSTGTLSYNLALSGKRCSSVEDYLVRNGVPAIRLKSFWYGETIPAIYQTFIRKLYLQRCVIVIPRIIKPKVQ, encoded by the coding sequence ATGTTACAGTGTGTAGTCCGTGCCCAGGAGAAAACGCAATACCTGTTCGATACCTCAGTGGTCAAGCTGAAGCAGGAGCCAAAAGTCAATACATCGGCTGCTGAGTATGCCCCCTCTTTCTTTCCCAAAGGGATTATATTTTCTTCCAACCGGGATTATTCTTTTGGAGTGGAAACCTTCAATGCCGGTGACGGAACCCGGCTGGATGATCTGTACTTCTCACCTTTTTTACCGGACAGCAGCCTCGGAGATCCTGCATTTATTAAAGCCATCAACTCCCGGATGCAGGAAGGCACATCCTGTTTCGATACCATTGGGAAAGTACTTTATTTTACCTCAACCATTAAGGTAAAGGGAAAATATGTGCTTACGATCTATGAAAGCAAGTTAGACCCGCTGGGTGAGTGGACAGAACCCCGGCCCGTATTTAAGCCGGCCAAAGTCTTCTCTTATTTTCATCCCTGCATTACGGACGATGGGAATACCCTTATTTTTTCATCTGATATTTTAGAGAAAAGCTCAGGAACCGACCTGTTCATTTCCCATAATGTTAACGGGGAATGGAGCGAGCCGAAAAAAATTCAGGATGGGATCAATACACCGCAAAATGATGGTTATCCCTTCACAGATAATTCGGGAAATCTGTTTTTTGCCTCGAAGGGACACGGCGGATTCGGCGGATATGATGTCTTCTTCTGTGAACGGATAGGAGCGGCGTGGGGGCAGCCGGTCAATCTGGGAGTACCGGTTAATTCCGGATACGATGATTTCGCCTTTATTATAGACCACGTGCGAAGAATCGGGTTCCTGACCTCTAACAGAAGCGATGGTAAGAACGATGACATCTTTAGTTTTCGAATAGTGCTTCCACTATTCAATAATTGTACTGCATACGGGGATCCATCCTATTGTTATGAATTTACTGAAGAGAATTCGCTGACGGAAGAAGAAAACAAGGGCTTTGAATTTGAATGGCTGCTGGGCGACGGCACAAAAATGAGAGGTATCCACGTGGAGCATTGTTACGTGCAACCGGGATCCTATGATGTGGAGTTAAATATCGTTGACAAAAGTACAGGACAGCTATTTATGAATCAGATCAGCTATAAGCTGGAAGTAGACGAATTGTCGGGATTACACATTAAAAGTCCCGATACGGTTTTTGTGGGTGATCTTGTCAGATTTGACAGCAAGGGATCTGTGCTGAAGGGTTACAAAATCACGAACTTCTTCTGGAATTTTCCGACAGGGTATATGACAAGAGATCCCGTGGCAGAACATGTTTTTATCAATGTGGGTATTTTTGAAGTTAAACTGGGCGTAACGGCTATTGCCGACAGTGGCAAAGGCACCACAGAGGTATTTTGTATAAGCAGAAGCATTGTGATCAGGCCGGCCGGTGAGAAGCACCTTATCGTCAGTAACAAGGACGTGGGAACGCTGATTGGCAAACTAAAGGAATATGGTTCCACCGTGTTCGATCTCTCGAAGGTTAAATATCCGGAATATTCAGTCTACTTAGGATCATCAGAAAAAAAAGTAGATGTAAACGCGCTTTTGGTGGACAATCCCGGCAATATCAGAATTATTTATGAGGACTCTCTTTATCGCTACCTGTACAGCTCTTCCAAAACCACCAGAGAGATTATTCAGGAGTATATCAAAGTAAAGAAATGGGGCAACACCGATGCCTTTGTGGTGATCCTTTCCGGCGATTCACTGGTTCCCGGCCAGCTGAAGAAAAAGAATGATTTTTCTATTAAGTATAAGGACCCGACAATGATATCTTCACTCACCACCAATACAAGCGATACTGCTAATGTGAATTCAGCAGGGGATACTTACCTCATCGTTGTAAACAATGAGACCAATCCCAACCCTACCACTCCCACTACTACTACTACTCCCACTACTACTACTCCCACTACTACTACTCCCACTACTACTACTCCCACTACTACTACTCCCACTACTACTACTCCCAACCTGGTTAATGCCGATAAAAACAAGGATGGAAAGATCTCCCAGCAGGAGGTGACAGCGGTAATTGACGCCTATTTCGACGGCGAAACTAAATTCGAAATAGGGCATCTTTATAAGTTAGTGGAACTGAAGAACTCGGGGCTCGTGGCATTTCCCCAGTGGCCGGACACAGCGGTTGTGTATTTCGATTTCAATGAATACGTTGTAAGCAGCGGAAGTGCAGAACCATTGAAAAAGGTGCTGGAGCTTTATAAAGCTGGCACAATATCTGATTTCATACTGATCGGGTTTGCTGACAGTACAGGCACATTGTCGTATAATCTGGCACTTTCAGGGAAGAGATGTTCCTCCGTTGAAGATTATCTTGTCCGGAACGGTGTACCGGCGATCCGGCTCAAATCCTTCTGGTATGGTGAAACAATACCGGCAATCTATCAGACATTCATCAGAAAGTTATATCTTCAGCGATGTGTAATAGTTATCCCACGAATAATAAAACCAAAAGTTCAGTGA
- a CDS encoding M15 family metallopeptidase — protein sequence MNAIRKGDKGPLIKKWQYFLIGQGYHTIVADGEFGIKTDTASRNFQKLHGLFADGVVGNETFQKAMSLGFQLVADPEDETRNGPNWPPPPDFRPLTQSQIQGKFGKFDFRILPDKSSIQILGNWEAENMVSVQIPQLTGLPPYKPTRIRLHRLAAPKFQRLFSEWEKAGLRDKIQTFDGAFNPRLIRGSNTQLSCHAWGIAIDINVPWNGLGVVPALKGQKGSVRELVSLANKLGFYWGGHFQRKDGMHFELTQL from the coding sequence ATGAACGCAATACGGAAAGGGGACAAAGGTCCGCTCATTAAAAAATGGCAGTACTTCCTGATCGGTCAGGGCTATCATACGATTGTTGCCGATGGAGAATTTGGGATAAAAACAGATACCGCCAGCCGGAATTTTCAAAAGCTGCATGGCTTGTTCGCAGATGGCGTTGTAGGCAACGAAACGTTTCAGAAAGCCATGTCGCTGGGCTTTCAGCTGGTAGCGGATCCGGAGGATGAAACACGAAACGGGCCAAACTGGCCTCCTCCACCCGACTTTCGGCCGTTAACGCAGTCTCAGATCCAGGGAAAATTCGGGAAGTTCGACTTCCGGATCCTTCCGGATAAAAGCAGCATTCAAATCCTTGGGAATTGGGAAGCTGAAAATATGGTGAGTGTTCAAATTCCTCAACTTACGGGCTTACCGCCCTACAAACCAACGCGGATCCGGCTGCACCGATTAGCGGCGCCTAAATTTCAGCGATTATTCAGCGAATGGGAAAAAGCGGGACTGCGCGACAAAATCCAAACCTTTGACGGGGCATTCAATCCCCGCCTGATCCGGGGTAGTAATACCCAGTTAAGCTGCCATGCCTGGGGTATCGCCATAGATATCAATGTTCCATGGAACGGACTCGGGGTTGTTCCGGCTTTAAAAGGTCAAAAGGGATCCGTCCGGGAACTGGTGAGCCTTGCCAACAAGCTTGGATTTTACTGGGGAGGGCATTTTCAACGGAAGGACGGAATGCATTTTGAACTCACGCAACTATAA
- a CDS encoding T9SS type A sorting domain-containing protein: MKALFLPLSFILLAGSLVAQTRMEIPLGGTVDPSRVTTDFHPRLMSLEMPYPGGMKSNDARENPHLIVPQPGDSTPQFENLSSTALGINFFGNTFGNSTPNDNDMAISNGGKIISVINVNVLFYDIPSDTTVGFVSLSTFFNALGFPNQEFDPKVIYDPVEDRFVLVCLNGFYDSTSYIFVGFSQTNDPTQGWNLYALPGNPFNNGLWTDYPMVSLSQQELFITANLLYPDSSWQTGFVETIVWQINKFDGYAGSTLSTNLVNGINWGNRSVRNLCPVKGGSTLYGPEMFFVSNRNFETQADTFFLVKINDTIGAPGYAVTVKQLNSNADYFLAGNARQLNPHTFATNDSRILGSFYENNKIQFVQNCKDTSTGFTGLYHGIIDSPNAVNPVVTGQVIGDTLLDLGYPNISYTGNATTDNLAIITFDHSAPTVYAGVSAIKTDGNGNYSNIMTIKNGTSYVNLLTGSLERWGDYSGSQRRYNNPGEVWMSGYYGYYANFQRKHGAWIAQIYKDQVMAGAEEEFFISDVKVFPNPAPEFVQLEFNLEYSKCLTFELVDISGRTVKLLLREKAKGGDNRFQFSMANLSPGVYSLVVREGAVVLFSKKVIKS; encoded by the coding sequence ATGAAAGCCCTGTTCCTTCCCCTGTCTTTTATTCTGCTGGCCGGATCCCTTGTCGCACAGACCCGTATGGAGATTCCCCTCGGCGGAACGGTTGATCCTTCCAGGGTCACTACCGATTTCCATCCCCGCCTGATGAGTCTTGAAATGCCTTATCCGGGCGGAATGAAAAGCAATGATGCGCGGGAGAATCCGCATCTCATCGTGCCGCAACCGGGCGATTCTACGCCACAGTTTGAAAACCTGAGCAGCACGGCGCTGGGCATCAATTTCTTCGGAAATACCTTCGGTAACTCCACGCCTAACGATAACGATATGGCTATTTCCAATGGAGGAAAGATCATTTCCGTGATTAATGTGAATGTGTTATTCTACGACATCCCTTCTGATACCACCGTTGGATTTGTATCCCTTTCTACCTTTTTCAATGCGCTGGGATTCCCGAATCAGGAATTTGATCCCAAGGTGATCTATGACCCGGTAGAAGACCGCTTCGTACTCGTTTGCCTGAACGGATTTTACGATTCCACGAGTTATATTTTCGTTGGCTTTTCCCAGACCAATGACCCTACCCAGGGGTGGAATCTCTACGCGCTGCCCGGGAATCCATTCAACAATGGACTATGGACCGACTATCCTATGGTTTCGCTGAGTCAGCAAGAGTTGTTTATCACGGCGAACCTGCTGTATCCCGATTCTTCATGGCAAACCGGATTTGTGGAAACGATTGTGTGGCAGATCAACAAATTTGACGGATATGCCGGCAGCACCCTTAGTACCAACCTGGTGAACGGCATTAATTGGGGGAACAGGTCTGTGCGGAATCTTTGCCCCGTGAAAGGCGGCAGTACTTTGTATGGCCCTGAAATGTTTTTTGTCTCCAACCGGAATTTTGAAACCCAGGCGGATACCTTTTTCCTTGTAAAGATAAACGATACAATCGGGGCACCAGGTTATGCGGTTACCGTGAAGCAGTTAAACAGCAATGCAGACTATTTTCTGGCCGGGAACGCACGGCAGTTGAACCCTCATACCTTCGCAACCAACGATTCCAGGATATTAGGCTCGTTCTATGAGAACAACAAGATCCAGTTTGTGCAGAATTGTAAAGATACCTCCACGGGATTCACCGGACTTTACCATGGGATTATTGATTCGCCCAATGCGGTAAACCCGGTTGTTACCGGTCAGGTGATCGGGGACACCCTTCTGGATTTGGGTTATCCGAATATTTCCTATACCGGGAATGCAACTACAGATAACCTGGCCATTATTACTTTCGACCACAGTGCTCCTACGGTGTACGCAGGTGTTTCCGCAATCAAAACAGATGGCAACGGGAATTACTCGAACATTATGACCATCAAAAACGGAACTTCGTATGTGAACCTGCTGACCGGTTCGCTGGAGCGTTGGGGCGACTATTCCGGTTCGCAACGGAGGTATAATAATCCAGGGGAGGTGTGGATGAGCGGTTATTATGGCTACTATGCTAATTTCCAGCGAAAGCATGGCGCATGGATCGCACAGATATACAAGGACCAGGTGATGGCCGGAGCAGAAGAAGAGTTCTTCATTTCCGATGTAAAAGTATTCCCCAATCCGGCCCCTGAGTTCGTTCAGTTGGAATTCAATCTGGAGTATTCTAAATGCCTGACTTTCGAATTAGTAGATATCTCCGGAAGAACTGTGAAACTTTTACTGAGGGAAAAAGCGAAGGGAGGCGATAACCGCTTTCAGTTCTCCATGGCTAATCTTTCACCGGGCGTTTATTCCCTGGTGGTAAGGGAAGGAGCCGTAGTTTTATTTTCCAAAAAGGTGATAAAGTCTTAA